A region from the Dinoroseobacter shibae DFL 12 = DSM 16493 genome encodes:
- a CDS encoding carbohydrate ABC transporter permease — protein sequence MADNIATRRSMPLRLFLWGVVLLWLMLAAFPFLWTLWGSFKVQGDFFSREDWTNALTGVRTLAETGGYFTGGGYAGAWVQEEFWRAGLNTMIVTLSVVAISLTFGTLGGYALSRSSFKYTFWILMAALIFRAMPHITLVSGYLLPFFELNIWGILPTTIIVLVAINQPFTLWMLRSFFMNIPKDLDESAMVDGCTRFQAFRRVIIPVMWPGVITTGLFSFLLAYNDFAVTATLLSQDNQTMIPKIASFLGTTQQEGNVMFAVSAVVSATAPLFILVLFFQRQIVSGLTAGAVKG from the coding sequence CATGCCCTTGCGGCTGTTCCTGTGGGGGGTTGTCCTGCTGTGGCTGATGCTGGCGGCGTTTCCGTTTTTGTGGACGCTGTGGGGGTCGTTCAAGGTGCAGGGGGATTTCTTCAGCCGGGAGGATTGGACCAATGCCCTGACCGGGGTGCGCACGCTGGCCGAGACGGGGGGCTATTTCACCGGTGGCGGCTATGCGGGCGCCTGGGTGCAGGAGGAGTTCTGGCGCGCGGGCCTGAACACGATGATCGTGACCCTGTCGGTGGTGGCGATCTCGCTGACCTTCGGCACGCTGGGGGGCTATGCGCTCAGCCGGTCGTCGTTCAAATACACGTTCTGGATCCTGATGGCGGCGCTGATCTTTCGGGCGATGCCCCATATCACGCTGGTCTCGGGGTATCTCTTGCCGTTTTTCGAGCTCAATATCTGGGGGATCCTGCCGACGACGATCATCGTGTTGGTGGCGATCAACCAGCCCTTCACCCTGTGGATGCTGCGGTCGTTTTTCATGAACATTCCCAAGGACCTGGACGAGAGTGCCATGGTCGATGGCTGCACCCGGTTTCAGGCGTTTCGGCGGGTGATCATCCCGGTGATGTGGCCCGGCGTGATCACCACGGGGCTGTTTTCCTTCCTGCTGGCCTATAACGATTTCGCGGTGACCGCGACGCTTCTGAGCCAGGACAACCAGACGATGATCCCTAAGATCGCCAGTTTCCTCGGCACCACGCAGCAGGAGGGCAACGTGATGTTTGCCGTGTCGGCGGTGGTGTCGGCCACGGCGCCGTTGTTCATCCTGGTGTTGTTCTTCCAGCGCCAGATCGTGAGTGGGCTGACCGCCGGGGCGGTGAAGGGATGA
- a CDS encoding ABC transporter ATP-binding protein, translated as MAEIRLNHVQKRWGSFVGVEDFHLTIPDREFLVLLGPSGCGKTTTMRMIAGLEEPSSGEIWIGDRMVNALDPKDRDVAMVFQSYGLYPNMNVYENIRFPLKVRKVPEVEHEARVMRASAMVELDDFLHRKPAALSGGQRQRVALARAIVREPNVFLMDEPLSNLDAKLRVSTRAQIKNLSHELQVTTIYVTHDQIEAMTLADRVVVMSAGVVQQVGTPMEIYDRPANTFVASFIGSPAMNLMEGAVTDGTFHGDRVAIAGLSGAAGRVTLGFRAEDAQVVDSDGQIAAPVYSMELLGDATMVTVKAGGTLVAVKAPKEFRAEIGAPVQIRIPTGICHLFDAQTGVHL; from the coding sequence ATGGCTGAGATCCGGCTGAACCATGTGCAGAAACGCTGGGGCTCCTTCGTCGGGGTGGAGGATTTCCACCTGACGATCCCGGATCGCGAGTTCCTGGTGCTGCTGGGCCCGTCGGGCTGTGGCAAGACCACGACCATGCGCATGATCGCGGGGCTGGAGGAGCCGAGTTCGGGGGAGATCTGGATCGGGGACCGGATGGTCAACGCGCTCGACCCCAAGGACCGGGATGTGGCGATGGTGTTCCAGAGCTACGGGCTCTATCCGAACATGAATGTCTACGAGAACATCCGGTTTCCGCTGAAGGTTCGCAAGGTGCCGGAGGTCGAACACGAGGCGCGGGTGATGCGGGCTTCGGCCATGGTGGAGCTCGACGATTTCCTGCATCGCAAGCCCGCGGCGCTCTCGGGCGGGCAGCGGCAGCGGGTGGCGCTGGCGCGCGCCATCGTGCGCGAGCCGAACGTGTTCCTGATGGACGAGCCCCTGTCGAACCTCGATGCCAAGCTGCGGGTCAGCACGCGCGCGCAGATCAAGAACCTCAGCCACGAATTGCAGGTCACGACGATCTACGTCACCCATGACCAGATCGAGGCGATGACCCTGGCGGACCGGGTGGTGGTGATGTCGGCAGGCGTGGTGCAGCAGGTCGGCACCCCGATGGAGATCTACGACCGGCCCGCAAACACCTTCGTGGCGAGTTTCATCGGCTCGCCGGCGATGAACCTGATGGAGGGGGCGGTGACGGATGGCACCTTCCATGGCGACCGAGTGGCGATCGCGGGGCTGTCGGGGGCTGCGGGGCGGGTGACGCTGGGTTTTCGGGCCGAGGATGCGCAGGTGGTCGACAGCGACGGGCAGATCGCGGCGCCGGTCTATTCCATGGAGTTGTTGGGGGATGCGACCATGGTGACGGTGAAGGCGGGCGGAACGCTGGTGGCCGTGAAGGCGCCCAAGGAGTTTCGGGCAGAGATCGGCGCGCCGGTGCAGATCCGCATTCCGACAGGGATCTGTCACCTGTTTGATGCGCAAACGGGGGTGCACCTGTGA
- a CDS encoding ester cyclase: protein MSGARPEQAVLSRDTDMSRTAATRAVIEGMVDGLNDHRIADIGEFFAEGFGWHGNRGCGTKRGLREFQENWQKPFQAAFSDKVCIDEARLYMGEWAAAFGRQEAVHSGTFMGIAPTGKRVEIRYMDFWKVVDGKIVDNWVMVDFPHVLAQLGRDVFAGEGWEAFDRGEKVPPAP from the coding sequence GTGAGCGGGGCGCGTCCGGAGCAGGCGGTTCTGAGCCGGGACACGGACATGAGCCGGACCGCCGCGACCCGCGCGGTGATCGAGGGGATGGTCGACGGGCTGAACGATCACAGGATCGCGGATATCGGGGAGTTTTTCGCCGAGGGCTTCGGCTGGCATGGCAACCGGGGGTGCGGGACCAAGCGGGGTCTGCGGGAGTTTCAGGAGAACTGGCAGAAACCGTTCCAGGCGGCGTTTTCCGACAAGGTCTGCATCGACGAGGCGCGGCTCTACATGGGCGAGTGGGCGGCGGCCTTCGGGCGGCAGGAGGCGGTGCATTCGGGCACGTTCATGGGGATCGCGCCCACGGGCAAGCGGGTGGAGATCCGCTACATGGATTTCTGGAAGGTGGTGGACGGCAAGATCGTCGACAACTGGGTCATGGTAGATTTTCCCCATGTGCTGGCGCAGCTGGGCCGGGACGTCTTCGCGGGCGAGGGCTGGGAGGCGTTCGACCGGGGCGAGAAGGTGCCGCCGGCCCCTTAG
- a CDS encoding DUF2312 domain-containing protein produces MNDAVLEEHSGTPDSYKVTAGELRQFVERIERLDQEKKDIAEQQKEVMAEAKARGYDTKVMRKLIALRKRDPDDISEEEAVLELYKEALGMR; encoded by the coding sequence ATGAATGACGCCGTTCTGGAAGAGCACTCGGGCACGCCCGACAGCTACAAGGTGACCGCCGGAGAATTGCGGCAGTTCGTCGAGCGGATCGAACGTCTCGACCAGGAAAAGAAGGACATCGCCGAGCAGCAGAAAGAGGTGATGGCCGAGGCCAAGGCGCGCGGCTACGACACCAAGGTGATGCGCAAGCTCATCGCCTTGCGCAAGCGCGACCCCGACGATATCTCCGAAGAGGAGGCGGTGCTGGAGCTTTACAAGGAAGCGCTCGGCATGCGCTGA
- a CDS encoding ABC transporter substrate-binding protein, which produces MINTAAMAEGLEELPPKLQAAYQGVDEGQPIGTSAYRDWTPRSGPPWTIGYASSYAGNTWRAEGLSRLTEDLLPVYRQAGLVDEIIVTQSDLNDARQIQQIRQLVDQGVDAIIVCCSNPVALNKAVEYAYSKGVVVFSYSGYLTSDKALNASSNYTLGGYEIAKAMIEEVGGEGNFLLVSGIAGAASSESFDTGAMRALEEFPNAKLVGQVWGNWTDQVAQTEVQKFLATNPARIDGIIAQGSQETGVLKAVLQSGREVMPISLAGSAGAACYLKQNPDWISHAFQIWPPGDEMELGFNSVIRTLQNQGPKLQSILRGVYRLPAAEYVASLGDDCSVDSTAYIQPGIDVWFPDDKAAGYFLRPENPLDWAAKNVN; this is translated from the coding sequence ATGATAAACACTGCCGCGATGGCAGAGGGCCTCGAAGAGTTGCCGCCGAAGCTTCAGGCCGCCTATCAGGGGGTCGACGAGGGCCAGCCGATCGGGACGTCGGCCTATCGCGACTGGACGCCTCGGTCCGGTCCGCCCTGGACCATCGGCTATGCAAGCTCCTATGCCGGCAACACGTGGCGCGCAGAGGGCTTGAGCCGTCTGACCGAGGATTTGCTGCCGGTTTACAGGCAGGCGGGGCTGGTTGACGAGATCATCGTCACGCAATCGGATCTCAACGACGCGCGCCAGATCCAGCAGATCCGACAGCTTGTGGACCAGGGCGTGGATGCGATCATCGTGTGCTGCTCGAACCCGGTCGCCCTGAACAAGGCCGTCGAATATGCCTACTCCAAGGGTGTCGTGGTGTTTTCCTATTCGGGCTATCTGACGTCGGACAAGGCGCTGAACGCCTCGTCGAACTATACGCTGGGCGGCTATGAAATCGCCAAGGCGATGATCGAGGAAGTGGGCGGCGAGGGGAACTTCCTGCTGGTGTCGGGGATCGCGGGCGCGGCCTCTTCGGAGAGCTTCGACACCGGCGCCATGCGCGCCTTGGAGGAGTTTCCGAACGCCAAGCTGGTTGGCCAGGTCTGGGGCAACTGGACCGACCAAGTCGCCCAGACCGAGGTTCAGAAGTTCCTCGCAACCAACCCCGCGCGGATTGACGGGATCATCGCGCAGGGCTCCCAGGAAACCGGTGTGCTGAAGGCGGTGTTGCAGTCGGGCCGCGAGGTGATGCCGATCTCGCTGGCAGGCTCGGCCGGAGCGGCTTGCTATCTAAAGCAGAACCCCGATTGGATCAGCCATGCGTTCCAGATCTGGCCCCCGGGCGACGAGATGGAACTGGGCTTCAACTCGGTGATCCGCACGCTGCAGAACCAGGGTCCCAAACTGCAATCGATCCTGCGCGGGGTCTACCGGCTGCCCGCGGCGGAATACGTGGCGAGCCTGGGCGATGACTGCTCGGTCGACTCGACCGCGTACATCCAGCCGGGCATCGACGTCTGGTTCCCCGACGACAAGGCCGCCGGCTACTTCCTGCGGCCGGAAAACCCGCTCGATTGGGCCGCCAAGAACGTCAACTGA
- a CDS encoding sugar ABC transporter ATP-binding protein codes for MSAISLSDIHMSFGETRALEGASLQADLGEIHAIVGENGSGKSTLAKIMSGVILPDSGEIDILGVRPTRPSDAIAAGISTIYQEIFVAEDLSIWENIFAGVDGLWRKRCRTSEKKALARDVLKRLAEVDIDPDTPVSDLPLNLKQWIVIARAILQKPRVLIFDESSAALDLDATNRLHLEMLALREAGSCIILVTHRIAELVKITDRATVLRDGKTVGRLEKGEVTEDRLLQLMSADTRHNALGSRARTVVPAAQKPALEARRMRLPGGGAPIDFKIHPGEIVGLSGLDGAGQSEFLRRLAGIDPAPSGTVRVWDKSTEWRSITCLAEAEAAAITYVSGDRKKEGIFPNLSIFENFAMPLYGRHSGRGGMIDTETLHACFAQEEARLSIKHGARQDRITTLSGGNQQKVLIARAFAQNPRVILLNDPARGVDIGTKQDLYTHLRAFASEGGAVVYLSTEIEEFFDFADRADVFFEGSLFASFEQGGITQDNILAAMFGKSHPIEFDETVRAGGRM; via the coding sequence ATGTCAGCGATTTCCCTGTCGGATATCCATATGTCGTTCGGCGAAACGCGTGCGCTGGAGGGGGCTTCGCTGCAAGCCGATCTTGGCGAAATACACGCGATCGTGGGCGAGAACGGCAGCGGCAAGAGCACCCTGGCGAAGATCATGTCCGGGGTCATCCTGCCGGACAGCGGCGAGATCGACATCTTGGGTGTCCGCCCGACCCGACCCTCCGACGCCATCGCGGCAGGCATCTCGACCATCTATCAGGAGATTTTCGTCGCAGAAGACCTGTCGATATGGGAGAACATCTTTGCCGGGGTCGACGGGCTGTGGCGCAAGAGGTGCCGCACGTCTGAAAAGAAGGCTCTGGCGCGCGATGTCCTCAAGCGGCTGGCGGAGGTCGATATCGACCCGGACACACCGGTGTCGGACCTGCCGCTGAACCTCAAGCAGTGGATCGTGATCGCCAGGGCCATCCTGCAAAAGCCGCGGGTTCTGATTTTCGACGAAAGCTCTGCCGCGCTGGACCTCGACGCGACGAACCGGTTGCACCTGGAGATGCTCGCGCTCCGGGAGGCGGGGTCGTGCATCATCCTCGTCACCCATCGGATTGCCGAGCTGGTCAAGATCACGGACAGGGCGACGGTTCTCAGGGATGGCAAGACGGTGGGTCGGCTGGAAAAGGGCGAAGTCACCGAAGACAGGCTTCTGCAGCTGATGTCGGCCGACACGCGGCATAACGCCCTCGGGTCACGGGCGCGGACCGTGGTGCCGGCAGCGCAGAAACCCGCGTTGGAGGCACGCCGGATGCGGCTGCCCGGCGGTGGGGCGCCGATCGATTTCAAGATCCATCCCGGCGAGATCGTGGGGCTTTCCGGTCTCGATGGTGCGGGGCAGTCGGAGTTCCTGCGCAGGCTGGCAGGTATCGATCCCGCGCCTTCCGGGACGGTGCGGGTCTGGGACAAATCGACCGAGTGGCGTTCGATCACCTGCCTGGCCGAGGCAGAGGCGGCGGCTATCACCTATGTGTCCGGGGACCGCAAGAAGGAAGGCATTTTTCCGAACCTGTCGATCTTCGAGAATTTCGCGATGCCGCTTTATGGGCGCCATTCCGGTCGGGGCGGTATGATAGACACGGAGACCTTGCATGCGTGCTTCGCCCAGGAGGAGGCGCGCTTGTCGATCAAGCACGGGGCGCGTCAGGATCGCATCACGACGCTCTCGGGAGGCAACCAGCAGAAGGTGCTGATTGCGCGCGCCTTTGCGCAGAACCCGCGCGTGATCCTGCTCAACGATCCGGCGCGGGGCGTGGATATCGGGACCAAGCAGGATCTCTATACTCATTTGCGCGCTTTCGCCTCCGAGGGTGGAGCGGTCGTCTACCTGTCCACCGAGATCGAGGAATTCTTCGACTTCGCGGATCGTGCGGACGTGTTCTTCGAAGGCAGCCTGTTTGCCAGTTTCGAGCAGGGCGGCATCACGCAAGACAACATTTTGGCCGCGATGTTCGGCAAGTCGCACCCGATCGAATTCGACGAGACCGTCAGAGCGGGAGGGCGGATGTGA
- a CDS encoding ABC transporter permease: MEGLVSRNRHLLVPFGLVLVLGVIAAVRAPQTFTYVGLAGALLVAAPLILAAIAITPIAIAGRGGVDLSIGPLIGFVNVTIVVWLTGNGITHPVLVFAYAILAACAWQALLAALIIHVRISPIIASLAGFMILSGVNLVILSRPGGFAPEWLGNWGWGTELLSPVLYILVAACVIWALFSRTPLFQHIRLMGADERTAYTSGVDIVKARYAAHLLAGVFAGLAALCLTGLIGSGDPTQGNTLTLQAITALVLGGTSLSGGKGGITGSILGALAMYLVFVVLSSFNFGAISGFMTQLFYGLMLVISLMLALVTSRRRVAAV, translated from the coding sequence ATGGAAGGCCTTGTCAGCCGCAACCGTCATCTTCTGGTGCCCTTCGGACTGGTGCTTGTCCTTGGCGTCATCGCGGCGGTCCGGGCGCCGCAGACCTTTACCTATGTTGGGCTGGCCGGGGCGTTGCTGGTCGCGGCACCGCTGATCCTCGCCGCCATTGCGATCACGCCTATCGCCATTGCCGGGCGCGGTGGTGTGGATTTGTCCATCGGTCCGCTGATCGGGTTCGTGAACGTCACGATCGTCGTGTGGCTGACCGGGAACGGCATCACCCATCCGGTGCTGGTCTTCGCCTATGCGATCCTTGCCGCGTGTGCCTGGCAGGCGCTGCTTGCTGCACTGATCATTCACGTGCGGATATCTCCGATCATCGCGTCGCTGGCCGGGTTCATGATCTTGTCGGGGGTCAATCTCGTGATCCTGTCGCGTCCGGGCGGTTTCGCCCCGGAATGGCTGGGCAACTGGGGGTGGGGCACGGAACTGCTGAGCCCGGTTCTGTACATCCTGGTCGCGGCCTGCGTGATCTGGGCGCTTTTCTCGCGCACGCCGCTCTTTCAGCATATTCGGTTGATGGGTGCGGATGAGCGCACGGCCTATACCAGTGGCGTCGACATCGTCAAAGCCCGCTACGCCGCCCATCTTCTGGCGGGTGTGTTCGCGGGGTTGGCGGCGCTGTGCCTGACCGGGTTGATCGGATCGGGCGATCCGACCCAGGGCAACACCCTGACCCTGCAGGCGATCACGGCGCTCGTTCTGGGGGGCACGTCGCTGTCCGGTGGCAAGGGTGGTATCACCGGGTCCATTCTGGGCGCGCTTGCCATGTACCTGGTTTTCGTCGTGCTGTCCTCGTTCAACTTCGGCGCGATCTCGGGGTTCATGACGCAGCTTTTCTATGGGCTAATGCTCGTGATCTCGCTCATGCTGGCGCTGGTCACATCGCGCCGTCGGGTCGCGGCGGTGTGA
- a CDS encoding ABC transporter permease, with product MSRRPKRLRAEHRGLVLGSLLLVALFTAASILVEGFASANNIRSILLLAAFLGLAALGQTMVATVGGLDLSIPFVIGASNILLAYLFGTSLPAPLAILCILAMGALIGVLNGVMSYRIQGQALILTLGVGFAVVGGAQIFTSLGSQFSGTVFSQVPGWFSNIASISGTTFGLKLPPVILIWAAIAASLIFWINRTRAGRAIYAIGGNRTAAARLRISEFRVWVSTYTISGLTAAATGCLLLGFSGGGFVGVGDPYLFTTVAAVVVGGTSLLGGTGGYGATVIGVLVLQVLTSFLVGMGLDYAAQQTVFGLLILPMVALYARAPHIRYQI from the coding sequence ATGTCACGCAGACCGAAAAGACTGCGCGCGGAACATCGGGGCCTCGTTCTGGGAAGTCTTCTTCTGGTCGCGCTGTTCACCGCCGCGTCGATCCTGGTGGAGGGCTTTGCCTCGGCAAACAACATCCGGTCGATCCTGCTGCTGGCGGCTTTCCTCGGGCTCGCGGCCCTGGGGCAGACCATGGTGGCCACGGTGGGGGGGCTCGATCTGTCGATCCCCTTCGTGATCGGCGCTTCCAATATTCTTCTGGCCTATCTTTTCGGCACAAGCCTGCCTGCGCCCCTCGCCATTCTCTGCATTCTCGCGATGGGGGCGCTGATCGGGGTTCTGAACGGTGTGATGAGCTACCGGATCCAGGGCCAGGCATTGATCCTGACCCTGGGCGTGGGGTTTGCCGTAGTGGGCGGTGCCCAGATTTTCACGAGCCTGGGGTCGCAGTTCTCGGGCACGGTCTTCAGCCAGGTGCCCGGGTGGTTTTCAAACATCGCCTCGATCAGCGGGACGACCTTCGGGCTGAAACTGCCGCCGGTCATCCTGATCTGGGCCGCGATTGCGGCAAGCCTGATCTTCTGGATCAACCGGACCCGTGCGGGCCGCGCGATCTATGCCATCGGCGGCAATAGGACGGCGGCGGCCCGGCTGCGCATCTCTGAGTTCCGGGTCTGGGTGTCGACGTACACGATTTCGGGCCTGACGGCGGCGGCCACGGGGTGCCTGCTGCTGGGGTTTTCGGGGGGCGGTTTCGTGGGCGTGGGCGACCCGTATCTGTTCACCACCGTCGCCGCGGTCGTGGTGGGGGGCACCTCCCTGCTGGGCGGGACGGGCGGTTACGGCGCCACGGTGATCGGTGTGTTGGTCTTGCAGGTCTTGACCTCTTTCCTCGTCGGCATGGGCTTGGACTACGCCGCGCAACAGACGGTTTTCGGGCTGCTGATCCTGCCGATGGTGGCGCTTTATGCCCGCGCACCACACATCCGCTATCAAATCTAG
- a CDS encoding aldehyde dehydrogenase family protein, giving the protein MNVQTGFAQDVRVDFTGPYRHAINGALVDSAGSFEVFNPATDEVVAHAPNASRDQVEQAIAAAKAAQPGWAALSQDERGAYIAAYADALDAHKQELITLLTTEQGKPRHSMATTEVEYAIFWVREVAKRRLEDEVIEDTPEHTVKVAHTPLGVVGAITPWNFPVLLGLWKIAPCLVTGNTMVMKPSPYTPLCTLRFGEIAQQVFPAGVLNVVAGGNEQGAWLTEHPDIAKISFTGSTATGRKVMASSSCNLKRITLELGGNDPAILLPGTDYKPLIPTLFDAAYGNSGQWCIAVKRLYVHESLYDDFLRDFVAHAAEKTVGNGMDPNTDLGPIQNKMQYGKLKDLFADVKAQGLSVPLGGEIPDGPGNFVPITIVDNPPKDSRVVREEPFGPILPIIKWSDLDEVVRDANDTEFGLAASVWGPDRDTAIGVANRLEAGTVWVNEIHIHGIDIPFGGHKQSGMGVENGQEGLKEFTNTKTYMFRK; this is encoded by the coding sequence ATGAACGTACAAACAGGTTTCGCACAGGACGTTCGGGTGGATTTCACGGGGCCTTACCGGCACGCCATCAACGGGGCGCTGGTCGACAGTGCCGGGAGCTTCGAGGTGTTCAACCCGGCCACCGACGAGGTGGTGGCACACGCCCCCAACGCGTCACGGGATCAGGTGGAGCAGGCCATCGCCGCGGCAAAGGCTGCGCAACCGGGCTGGGCCGCGCTGAGCCAGGACGAACGCGGGGCTTATATCGCGGCCTATGCGGACGCTCTGGACGCGCACAAGCAGGAGTTGATCACGCTGCTGACGACCGAGCAGGGCAAGCCGCGCCATTCGATGGCGACCACGGAGGTCGAGTACGCCATCTTTTGGGTCCGCGAAGTCGCCAAGCGGCGGCTCGAAGACGAGGTTATCGAGGACACGCCCGAGCATACGGTGAAGGTTGCGCACACGCCCCTGGGCGTGGTGGGCGCGATCACGCCGTGGAATTTTCCCGTGCTGCTGGGCCTGTGGAAGATCGCGCCGTGTCTCGTCACCGGCAACACGATGGTGATGAAACCCTCGCCCTACACTCCCCTCTGCACGCTGCGCTTTGGCGAGATCGCGCAGCAGGTGTTCCCGGCGGGGGTACTCAACGTCGTGGCGGGGGGCAACGAACAGGGGGCCTGGTTGACCGAGCATCCCGATATCGCGAAAATTTCGTTCACCGGGTCGACGGCGACGGGCCGGAAGGTCATGGCGTCTTCGTCGTGCAACCTCAAGCGGATCACGCTGGAGCTTGGCGGCAACGATCCGGCGATCCTTTTGCCCGGCACGGACTACAAGCCGCTGATCCCCACGCTGTTCGACGCGGCCTATGGCAACTCCGGTCAGTGGTGCATCGCGGTCAAGCGCCTCTATGTCCACGAGAGCCTCTATGACGATTTCCTGCGGGATTTCGTCGCCCATGCGGCGGAAAAGACCGTCGGCAACGGCATGGACCCCAACACTGATCTCGGCCCGATCCAGAACAAGATGCAATACGGCAAGCTCAAGGATCTGTTCGCCGATGTGAAGGCGCAGGGTCTGTCGGTGCCGCTGGGGGGTGAGATCCCCGATGGTCCGGGGAATTTCGTGCCGATCACCATTGTGGACAATCCCCCGAAAGACAGCCGTGTCGTGCGCGAAGAACCGTTTGGCCCGATCCTGCCGATCATCAAGTGGTCGGACCTGGACGAGGTCGTGCGCGATGCAAATGACACGGAATTCGGTCTTGCCGCGTCGGTCTGGGGGCCGGATCGCGACACGGCGATCGGGGTTGCAAACAGACTGGAGGCGGGCACTGTCTGGGTGAACGAGATCCACATTCACGGAATCGATATCCCCTTCGGTGGACACAAGCAGTCGGGCATGGGGGTAGAGAACGGGCAGGAAGGTTTGAAGGAGTTCACCAACACCAAGACCTATATGTTCAGGAAGTAG
- a CDS encoding fumarate hydratase — MTQATVLKPDDIVETVRAALQYIAVYHAPDYLAHLASAYAREQSPAAKAAMGQILESSRLAALGRRPICQDTGMVTVFARLGQSAMIAGDRTLYELVNEGVRLAYLDAGNPLRASMVADPLLERRNTGDNTPAVTHVELTRGNKLELLIAAKGGGSENKARYTMLNPAASVEDWVVSTIEGLGAGWCPPGLVGVGVGGSAEQAMLIAKRAVMEEIDMSDLLARGASTPLEEMRVRLYHRINALGIGAQGLGGLTTVVDVKLATAPTHAASKPVALVPQCAANRHAKVVMDGSGPAYLDAPDLAAWPRIEGSEMAGLRRVNVDRLTREEMAGWAPGETLLLSGRILTGRDAAHKRMADMLARGEELPVSLRGRVIYYVGPVDPVDGEAVGPAGPTTATRMDPFTSDMLGQGLFAMIGKAERGAETVRDIARHKAAYLIAVGGAAVLVAKAIRSSKVLAFEDLGMEAIREFTVEDMPVMVAVTTQGAAIHQTGPAAWRGAQQSAPA, encoded by the coding sequence ATGACGCAAGCCACAGTTCTGAAACCCGATGACATCGTCGAAACCGTACGCGCGGCGCTGCAATACATCGCCGTTTATCATGCCCCCGACTACCTGGCGCATCTGGCCAGCGCCTATGCCCGTGAGCAGAGCCCCGCCGCGAAGGCGGCGATGGGGCAGATCCTGGAAAGTTCGCGCCTGGCTGCACTGGGGCGACGGCCGATTTGCCAGGACACGGGCATGGTGACGGTCTTTGCGCGGTTGGGACAATCGGCGATGATCGCCGGGGACCGGACCTTGTACGAGTTGGTCAACGAGGGCGTGCGCCTGGCCTACCTGGATGCGGGCAATCCCTTGCGGGCCTCGATGGTGGCAGACCCGCTTTTAGAGCGCAGAAACACCGGCGACAACACCCCCGCCGTCACCCATGTGGAGCTCACGCGGGGCAATAAGTTGGAGCTCTTGATTGCGGCCAAGGGCGGTGGGTCCGAGAACAAGGCGCGCTACACGATGCTCAACCCGGCGGCCTCGGTTGAAGACTGGGTTGTCTCGACGATCGAAGGGCTGGGGGCCGGGTGGTGTCCGCCCGGCCTGGTGGGCGTCGGCGTCGGGGGCAGCGCGGAGCAGGCTATGCTGATCGCCAAGCGCGCGGTCATGGAGGAAATCGACATGTCCGACCTGCTGGCCCGCGGCGCGTCCACACCGCTCGAGGAGATGCGCGTGCGGCTCTACCACCGCATAAACGCGCTCGGGATCGGGGCACAGGGTCTTGGCGGCTTGACCACGGTGGTCGATGTGAAACTGGCCACCGCGCCCACGCATGCCGCGTCCAAGCCTGTGGCGCTGGTGCCGCAATGCGCCGCGAACCGACATGCGAAGGTCGTGATGGATGGCAGCGGTCCGGCCTATCTCGATGCGCCCGATCTGGCTGCCTGGCCGCGGATCGAGGGGTCGGAAATGGCGGGTCTGCGCCGGGTGAACGTGGACAGGCTCACGCGTGAGGAGATGGCCGGATGGGCCCCGGGCGAGACGCTGCTGCTGTCGGGCCGGATCCTGACCGGGCGCGACGCGGCCCACAAGCGCATGGCCGACATGCTGGCGCGTGGAGAAGAGTTGCCGGTGTCGTTGCGGGGACGGGTGATCTATTATGTCGGGCCGGTGGACCCGGTGGATGGGGAGGCGGTCGGACCCGCCGGTCCCACTACCGCCACACGCATGGATCCGTTCACCAGCGACATGCTGGGCCAGGGTCTGTTTGCCATGATCGGCAAGGCCGAGCGGGGCGCGGAGACCGTCCGGGACATAGCGCGCCACAAGGCCGCCTACCTGATCGCGGTAGGTGGCGCCGCGGTCCTGGTGGCAAAGGCGATCCGGTCCTCGAAGGTGCTGGCGTTCGAGGATTTGGGCATGGAGGCGATCCGGGAGTTCACGGTCGAGGACATGCCAGTCATGGTGGCGGTCACGACGCAAGGGGCGGCGATCCATCAGACCGGACCTGCGGCTTGGAGAGGTGCCCAGCAGAGCGCTCCGGCGTGA